From a single Aggregatilinea lenta genomic region:
- a CDS encoding 3-hydroxyacyl-CoA dehydrogenase/enoyl-CoA hydratase family protein: MSTTIRKAAVLGSGTMGSGIAALLAGVGVQVTLLDLAAPDSQPGDAPDRRNAIVLGNLDAMKKSRPAQLFHPADADLIAPGNLDDDLDCLRDANWIIEVIIERLEPKQQLMARVDNVRKPGAIVSTNTSGLSINAIAEGRGDDFQRHFLGTHFFNPPRYLKLVELIPHAKTDPALLDFMARYATDVLGKGVVITKDTPNFIANRFISMSGTFGVNYALDHGYTVEEVDTLTGPLIGRPKTATFRLNDLVGTDIMVHVNSNLYPAIPDDESREVLNHPGSRGLLQHMLDQGWLGNKRGQGFYKRVTTPEGKDFWPLNLQTLDYESPTKVRFESVGQHRKIEDVGARIKAMVNAEDRAGLYLWHLHAFTLTYAARHLREIADDIPSVDRANRWGFNHALGPFEIWDALGVEDTIPHMEADGYAVPQWVKDMVAAGHPSFYQRDEHGVVSGVYDPAQSEVVPLPRDPKAVVIDDLRAAGKTVERNAGASILDMGDGVALLEFHAKANAIDDDIIKMGWKALERLDSDFDALVVGNQGEHFSAGANIFLIAMLAQAEQWDQIRAVTRELQNLFQAMRQAPRPVVTAPFGMALGGGAEFAMAGARAVAHAELYTGLVEIGVGLLPAGSGCKEMLRRNINPVMQTPNADVLPHLQRVFENLALAKVSESAKQARDMGFLTAADRIVLNRDHLLAEAKREALHLAASGYVPLPPGKVWAAGRDALAALRIGVYSMVEAGYATEHDALIANQIAYVLCGGDLSEPGWVPETYILDLERDAFVELCQQPKTLERIAHMLQYNKPLRN; encoded by the coding sequence ATGAGCACTACCATCCGTAAGGCCGCCGTGCTCGGCTCGGGCACGATGGGCAGCGGGATCGCCGCGCTGCTGGCAGGGGTTGGGGTCCAGGTAACGCTGCTCGATCTGGCCGCGCCGGACAGCCAACCCGGCGACGCGCCCGACCGTCGCAACGCGATCGTGCTGGGCAACCTGGACGCGATGAAAAAGAGCCGCCCGGCCCAGTTGTTCCACCCCGCCGACGCAGATCTGATTGCGCCCGGCAACCTGGACGACGACCTGGACTGCCTGCGTGACGCGAACTGGATCATCGAGGTCATCATCGAGCGCCTTGAGCCGAAGCAGCAGCTCATGGCCCGCGTGGACAACGTGCGCAAGCCCGGCGCGATCGTCTCGACCAATACCAGCGGCCTCAGCATCAACGCCATCGCGGAAGGCCGGGGCGACGACTTCCAGCGCCACTTCCTGGGCACGCACTTCTTCAACCCGCCGCGCTATCTCAAACTGGTCGAACTCATCCCGCACGCCAAAACCGACCCCGCCCTGCTCGACTTCATGGCCCGCTACGCGACGGACGTGCTCGGCAAGGGTGTCGTGATCACCAAAGATACGCCCAACTTCATCGCCAACCGCTTCATCAGCATGTCGGGCACGTTTGGCGTGAACTATGCGCTCGATCACGGCTACACCGTCGAGGAAGTCGATACCCTCACCGGCCCGCTGATCGGGCGGCCCAAGACCGCCACCTTCCGCCTGAACGACCTCGTCGGCACGGACATCATGGTGCACGTCAACAGCAACCTGTACCCGGCCATCCCCGACGACGAATCGCGCGAGGTGCTCAACCATCCCGGCTCGCGCGGGCTGCTGCAGCATATGCTCGATCAGGGTTGGCTGGGCAACAAGCGCGGCCAGGGCTTCTACAAGCGCGTGACCACGCCCGAAGGCAAAGACTTCTGGCCGCTCAACCTGCAAACGCTCGACTACGAGTCGCCCACCAAAGTGCGCTTCGAGAGCGTCGGGCAGCACCGCAAGATCGAGGACGTGGGCGCGCGCATCAAGGCGATGGTCAACGCCGAAGATCGCGCCGGGCTGTACCTGTGGCACCTGCACGCCTTCACCCTGACCTACGCCGCGCGGCACCTGCGCGAGATCGCGGACGACATTCCCTCGGTGGACCGCGCCAACCGCTGGGGCTTCAACCACGCGCTCGGCCCGTTCGAGATCTGGGACGCGCTCGGCGTGGAAGACACGATCCCGCACATGGAGGCAGACGGTTATGCCGTGCCGCAGTGGGTCAAGGACATGGTCGCCGCCGGGCACCCGTCCTTCTACCAGCGCGACGAACACGGCGTCGTATCCGGCGTCTACGACCCGGCGCAGAGCGAGGTCGTCCCGCTGCCGCGCGACCCAAAGGCGGTGGTAATCGACGATCTGCGCGCCGCCGGGAAAACCGTCGAACGCAACGCGGGTGCGTCGATCCTCGACATGGGCGACGGCGTGGCCCTGCTGGAATTCCACGCGAAGGCCAACGCGATCGACGACGATATTATTAAGATGGGTTGGAAAGCGCTCGAACGCCTGGACTCCGATTTCGACGCGCTGGTGGTCGGCAACCAGGGCGAGCACTTCAGCGCCGGGGCGAACATCTTCCTGATCGCCATGCTGGCCCAGGCGGAACAGTGGGACCAGATCCGCGCCGTCACGCGCGAGTTGCAGAATCTGTTCCAGGCCATGCGGCAGGCGCCGCGCCCGGTCGTCACTGCGCCGTTCGGCATGGCGCTGGGCGGCGGGGCGGAGTTCGCCATGGCGGGCGCGCGGGCCGTCGCGCACGCGGAGCTGTACACCGGGCTGGTCGAGATCGGCGTCGGCTTACTCCCGGCGGGATCGGGCTGCAAGGAAATGCTGCGGCGCAACATCAACCCGGTCATGCAGACGCCCAACGCGGACGTGCTGCCCCATTTGCAGCGCGTGTTTGAGAACCTGGCCCTGGCGAAGGTGTCCGAAAGCGCGAAGCAGGCGCGGGACATGGGCTTTCTGACCGCCGCCGACCGCATCGTGCTCAACCGCGATCACCTGCTGGCCGAGGCCAAGCGCGAGGCGCTGCATCTGGCCGCGAGCGGCTACGTGCCGCTGCCGCCGGGCAAAGTATGGGCCGCCGGGCGCGACGCGCTGGCCGCGCTGCGCATCGGCGTGTACAGCATGGTCGAGGCGGGCTACGCCACCGAGCACGACGCGCTGATCGCCAATCAGATCGCATACGTGCTGTGCGGCGGCGATTTGTCGGAACCGGGGTGGGTTCCTGAGACGTACATTCTCGATCTGGAGCGGGACGCATTCGTGGAGCTGTGCCAGCAGCCGAAGACGCTGGAACGCATCGCGCACATGCTCCAGTACAACAAGCCGCTCCGTAACTGA
- a CDS encoding ABC transporter ATP-binding protein, with protein MTAVYDVSELTKIYPGQTVPANDAISLAVEQGEIFGLLGDNGAGKSTLVRQMANLLAPTRGTIRLFGQRLGLAPLYVPGLVGYMPQNGMALNNLTVGETLYFTAHLRGLSRRDANAERARLLDLLDLEPVRDRLVPRISGGQRRLALLATTIAASPPVLVLDEPTNDLDPVHRRHVWDVVRDLNHARGTTIILVTHNVIEAERVIQRVGFMRAGRLVAVGRPGALKASLNEHLRLELTFPPGVDPALPPTVEAREIGPGHWLLVMERAAALAYVAQIENERQVEDFRLSTATLEDLYLALAHEAAPEAA; from the coding sequence ATGACCGCCGTCTACGACGTCAGCGAACTGACCAAGATCTACCCGGGACAGACGGTTCCCGCCAACGACGCGATCTCGCTGGCTGTGGAGCAGGGCGAGATCTTCGGGCTGCTGGGCGATAACGGCGCGGGCAAGTCGACGCTGGTGCGCCAGATGGCGAATCTGCTCGCGCCGACGCGTGGCACGATCCGGCTGTTTGGGCAGCGGCTCGGCCTCGCGCCGCTGTACGTGCCGGGTTTGGTTGGGTATATGCCGCAAAATGGCATGGCGCTGAACAACCTCACCGTGGGCGAGACGCTTTATTTCACGGCGCACCTGCGCGGGCTGAGCCGCCGCGACGCCAACGCCGAACGCGCGCGCCTGCTCGATCTGCTCGATCTCGAACCGGTGCGCGATCGCCTCGTGCCTCGCATCAGCGGCGGGCAGCGGCGGCTGGCGCTGCTGGCGACGACCATCGCCGCGTCGCCGCCGGTGCTGGTGCTCGACGAGCCGACCAACGACCTCGATCCGGTGCACCGCCGTCACGTATGGGACGTGGTGCGCGACCTCAATCATGCGCGCGGCACGACGATCATCCTGGTGACGCACAACGTCATCGAAGCGGAGCGCGTGATCCAGCGCGTGGGCTTCATGCGCGCCGGGCGGCTGGTCGCGGTGGGGCGACCGGGCGCGCTCAAGGCCAGCCTGAACGAGCATCTGCGCCTGGAGCTGACTTTTCCGCCGGGTGTCGATCCCGCGCTGCCGCCAACGGTGGAAGCGCGCGAGATCGGGCCGGGGCACTGGCTGCTGGTGATGGAGCGCGCGGCGGCGCTGGCCTACGTCGCGCAGATCGAAAATGAGCGGCAGGTCGAGGATTTTCGCCTGAGCACGGCCACGCTCGAAGATCTGTACCTCGCGCTGGCGCACGAGGCCGCGCCGGAGGCTGCCTGA
- the rpmJ gene encoding 50S ribosomal protein L36 — MKVRSSVRKMCDKCYFVRRKGVLYVMCSAYPKHKQRQG; from the coding sequence ATGAAGGTCCGTTCGTCCGTACGCAAAATGTGTGACAAGTGCTATTTCGTGCGCCGCAAGGGCGTGCTCTACGTGATGTGCTCGGCGTACCCGAAGCACAAGCAGCGTCAGGGCTAG
- the nfi gene encoding deoxyribonuclease V (cleaves DNA at apurinic or apyrimidinic sites), with protein sequence MPVTIHPLHGWDLTPADAIKLQRELAVQVIDTQPLPLDALALVGGVDVSVRDDVSRAAVVVLTYPDLRLVEAVTSSIPTPFPYIPGLLSFREGAVILDAMQKIKSTPDVFIFDGAGRAHPRRIGIASHIGLFIDVPTVGCAKSRLVGDHADLPPGKGAWVPLEDRGEIVGTLLRTRDHVKPVYVSPGHRATLDTARELVLRTTTRYRLPEPIRAAHNTAGGLDPSGLVRDDGEQLSLF encoded by the coding sequence ATGCCCGTTACCATTCACCCGCTGCACGGCTGGGATCTCACGCCCGCCGACGCCATCAAGCTCCAGCGCGAGCTGGCCGTGCAGGTTATCGATACGCAGCCGCTGCCGCTCGACGCGCTGGCGCTGGTCGGCGGCGTGGACGTCAGCGTGAGGGACGATGTGAGCCGGGCGGCGGTCGTCGTGCTCACCTATCCCGATCTGCGGCTGGTCGAGGCGGTCACGTCCAGCATCCCGACGCCGTTCCCGTACATCCCCGGCCTGCTGTCGTTCCGCGAGGGCGCGGTCATCCTGGACGCGATGCAGAAGATCAAATCCACGCCGGACGTGTTCATCTTCGACGGCGCGGGCCGCGCGCATCCGCGCCGCATCGGGATCGCATCGCACATCGGGCTGTTCATCGACGTGCCCACGGTCGGCTGTGCCAAGTCGCGGCTGGTCGGGGATCACGCGGATCTCCCGCCCGGCAAAGGCGCATGGGTCCCGCTGGAAGATCGCGGCGAGATCGTCGGGACGCTGCTGCGCACACGGGACCACGTCAAGCCGGTATACGTCTCGCCCGGCCACCGCGCCACGCTCGACACAGCGCGCGAGTTGGTGCTGCGCACCACGACGCGCTACCGCCTGCCGGAGCCGATCCGCGCGGCGCACAACACGGCGGGCGGCCTGGATCCGTCCGGCCTCGTCCGCGACGACGGCGAGCAGTTGTCACTATTCTGA
- a CDS encoding RidA family protein yields the protein MPRQNISSGSPWEPVVGYSRAVRIGNIVRVAGTTATDEAGQVIGPGDSYTQARAIFEKIGRALGETGASFEDVIATRMYVTDITRWEDIARAHSEVFHSIRPAATMVQVQALISPELLVEIEVEAVLDYEG from the coding sequence ATGCCGCGCCAGAACATCTCATCAGGCAGCCCGTGGGAGCCGGTCGTCGGCTACTCGCGCGCCGTGCGCATCGGCAACATCGTGCGCGTGGCGGGCACCACGGCCACGGACGAAGCCGGACAGGTGATCGGCCCCGGCGACTCGTACACGCAGGCGCGGGCCATCTTCGAGAAGATTGGGCGGGCGCTGGGCGAAACGGGTGCATCGTTCGAGGACGTGATCGCCACGCGCATGTACGTCACGGATATCACGCGCTGGGAAGACATCGCCCGCGCGCATTCCGAGGTGTTCCACAGTATCCGCCCGGCGGCGACAATGGTCCAGGTGCAGGCGCTCATCTCGCCGGAATTGCTGGTCGAGATCGAGGTCGAGGCAGTGCTCGATTACGAGGGGTAA
- a CDS encoding alpha/beta fold hydrolase, producing MATVVLPEATRALYPFKSHYLTLSDGRRMHYIDEGPEDGEVLVFVHGYLTWSFIYRAFMIYYAAQGFRCIAMDHIGFGLSDKPTNKRYHTLRRHFANLDECITALNLRDVTLVMEDWGAAFGLSYAIQHSQNVKRLVIMNAWAFQDTLVRQPSRLMSILLKPGVGELMLGSFNLAINYALQRATLRHLSPSVLTGYRAPFRDSRNRTALIQFLRMTEIGPGRPSTPLMRRIEQGMQQITTTPTLLVWGKIDPFYPVDIARHWKTLMPRVRGPVILDAGHFVPEDAPELLMEHLSHFVEEETE from the coding sequence ATGGCAACGGTCGTGTTGCCTGAGGCAACTCGCGCATTGTACCCATTCAAGTCGCATTACCTCACGCTGAGCGACGGGCGGCGCATGCACTACATTGACGAGGGGCCAGAAGACGGTGAAGTGTTGGTGTTCGTGCACGGCTATCTCACCTGGAGCTTCATCTACCGGGCATTCATGATTTATTACGCGGCGCAGGGGTTTCGCTGCATCGCGATGGACCATATCGGGTTCGGTCTCAGCGACAAGCCGACCAACAAGCGCTACCACACGCTGCGGCGGCACTTCGCCAACCTGGACGAGTGCATTACGGCGCTGAATCTGCGCGACGTGACGCTGGTGATGGAGGATTGGGGCGCGGCGTTTGGCCTGAGTTATGCCATCCAGCACTCGCAGAACGTCAAGCGGCTGGTGATTATGAACGCGTGGGCGTTTCAGGACACGCTGGTGCGCCAGCCCAGCCGCCTGATGTCGATTCTGCTCAAGCCGGGCGTGGGTGAGTTGATGCTTGGCTCGTTCAATCTGGCGATCAACTACGCGCTGCAGCGCGCCACGCTGCGCCACCTGTCGCCCTCGGTGCTGACCGGCTACCGCGCGCCGTTCCGCGACTCGCGCAACCGCACTGCGCTCATTCAGTTTCTGCGCATGACGGAGATCGGGCCGGGCCGTCCCTCCACGCCGCTGATGCGCCGCATCGAGCAGGGCATGCAGCAGATCACCACCACGCCGACGCTGCTGGTATGGGGTAAGATCGACCCCTTCTATCCGGTTGACATCGCGCGCCACTGGAAGACGCTGATGCCGCGCGTGCGGGGGCCGGTGATCTTAGACGCGGGGCACTTCGTGCCCGAAGACGCGCCGGAGCTGCTGATGGAGCACCTGAGTCATTTCGTGGAAGAAGAAACGGAATAG
- a CDS encoding DUF4097 family beta strand repeat-containing protein codes for MIDHDDPNVVEPRVPDSQIESQIDTPVAYGPDKPKRGFVPETAAPRRRRWPWIVLGCLFAPCLCCALSIGVVAGGGAIAASVYDDHRITDSGTETVAIDPGEPVRVEIDSQVGNIEIRSGATDEITVEWTKTASGFSDGSAQDRLNKMSVDASEQDGTVSVVVDAGHTNNNFFSDIFGRANSVDLTITVPDELLALDVGLNIGEISIDNVDVGELALTNNTGDMVFSGALTGDGPFEVRTNIGTVTLELPADTTAQVDATTDIGTVKVEDFDTISGSGSENVPGDEWTGSIGSGQDGSRTLEVRVNIGDVTIRAQ; via the coding sequence ATGATTGATCACGACGATCCGAATGTCGTTGAGCCGCGTGTGCCCGATTCGCAGATTGAGTCGCAGATCGACACACCCGTGGCCTACGGGCCGGACAAGCCCAAACGCGGCTTCGTGCCCGAAACTGCCGCGCCGCGCCGCCGTCGCTGGCCGTGGATCGTGCTGGGCTGCCTGTTTGCGCCGTGCCTGTGCTGCGCGCTGAGCATCGGCGTGGTGGCGGGCGGGGGCGCGATCGCGGCATCGGTGTACGACGATCATAGGATCACGGATTCCGGCACCGAGACGGTCGCCATCGACCCAGGCGAGCCGGTCCGCGTGGAAATCGACAGCCAGGTGGGCAATATCGAGATCCGGTCCGGCGCGACGGACGAAATCACCGTCGAATGGACCAAGACCGCGTCCGGCTTCAGCGACGGCAGCGCGCAGGATCGCCTGAACAAGATGAGCGTCGATGCGTCCGAGCAGGACGGTACGGTGTCGGTTGTCGTCGATGCAGGTCATACAAACAACAACTTCTTCAGCGACATATTTGGCCGGGCCAACAGCGTGGATCTGACGATCACCGTGCCCGACGAGCTGCTGGCGCTGGACGTCGGTCTCAACATCGGCGAGATCAGCATCGACAATGTGGACGTGGGCGAACTGGCGCTGACCAACAACACCGGCGACATGGTGTTCTCCGGCGCGCTGACTGGCGACGGCCCGTTCGAGGTCCGAACCAACATTGGCACGGTGACGCTGGAGCTGCCTGCCGATACGACGGCCCAGGTCGATGCGACGACGGATATCGGGACCGTAAAGGTCGAGGACTTCGACACCATCAGCGGCAGCGGCTCGGAGAATGTGCCCGGCGACGAGTGGACCGGCAGCATCGGGTCGGGGCAGGACGGCTCGCGCACGCTGGAAGTGCGCGTGAATATCGGAGACGTCACGATCCGGGCGCAATAG
- a CDS encoding carbohydrate kinase family protein — translation MDVLCIGEALIDFVSRERGVTLVTAEQFTAAPGGAPANVAAGLAKLGRHARLIATVGNDAFGRKITHELNRVGVDCKLHIDPNHFTTLAFVKLGAEGDRDFEFSSGAHDYLTPDQVDADEVREALMLHYGSISLRAPDSREATIKAIQIAKEAGILCSCDPNWRADLWPDQAAGRAAILEAVAYADILKISDADLAFLAPDHQDDFATALDAVGFRGQLVAVTLGANGAWYRAGKITGQVPSPHVQVVETTGSGDAFVAALLDCLLARNLAIDTLDAPELERIVHRACAAGALTATGYGAIPSLPDPAGIDALLRMVGVNGR, via the coding sequence ATGGACGTTTTGTGTATCGGTGAAGCCCTGATCGACTTCGTCTCCCGTGAGCGCGGCGTGACCCTCGTCACGGCAGAGCAGTTCACCGCCGCCCCCGGTGGGGCACCCGCCAATGTTGCCGCCGGGTTGGCCAAGCTGGGCCGCCACGCGCGCCTCATTGCGACGGTTGGAAATGATGCTTTTGGACGCAAGATTACACATGAACTGAATCGGGTCGGCGTCGATTGCAAGCTGCACATCGATCCGAACCATTTCACCACGCTGGCCTTCGTCAAGCTGGGCGCTGAGGGCGACCGCGACTTCGAGTTCAGCTCCGGCGCGCATGACTACCTCACGCCCGATCAGGTTGACGCCGACGAGGTCCGCGAGGCGCTGATGTTGCACTACGGCTCGATCAGCCTGCGCGCTCCGGACTCGCGCGAGGCGACGATCAAGGCCATCCAGATCGCCAAAGAAGCCGGAATCCTGTGCTCCTGCGACCCGAACTGGCGCGCCGACCTCTGGCCCGATCAGGCGGCGGGACGCGCGGCGATACTCGAAGCCGTCGCGTATGCCGACATCCTGAAGATCAGCGATGCCGATCTGGCGTTCCTGGCGCCCGATCACCAGGATGACTTCGCCACGGCGCTGGATGCGGTTGGCTTCCGGGGCCAGTTGGTCGCCGTCACACTGGGCGCGAACGGCGCATGGTACCGGGCAGGCAAGATCACCGGCCAGGTGCCTAGCCCGCACGTCCAGGTGGTCGAAACCACCGGGTCCGGGGATGCCTTCGTCGCGGCGCTGCTGGACTGCCTGCTAGCGCGCAATCTGGCGATCGACACGCTGGACGCGCCCGAGCTGGAGCGCATCGTACACCGCGCCTGCGCCGCCGGGGCGCTGACCGCCACCGGCTACGGCGCGATCCCCTCCCTGCCCGATCCCGCCGGGATCGACGCGCTGCTGCGCATGGTCGGCGTCAACGGGCGCTAA
- a CDS encoding ABC transporter permease has translation MLPDVYKERTQPFGVQLGDLILIQLANWRWSWRGALLTGLVAPLLTTAALGVFAADSGAIALAYILTGNMVMSLLFGTFDRVAGHFAYMRAVGRLDFFATLPIYRSALIVATVIAFLALALPSLVLTLALGALILDLPLALSPWLLVAVPLIGMSLCGLGALIGLSMETPENVGNVSSLITFMLVGLGPVIIPLDRLPPIVQTISYLSPATYAASALRQTVLGLSDRIPLGVDLAVLAALLVVSLWAVGRKLDWRQG, from the coding sequence ATGCTGCCCGACGTCTATAAGGAACGCACGCAGCCGTTTGGGGTTCAGTTGGGCGACCTGATCCTGATCCAGTTGGCGAACTGGCGCTGGTCGTGGCGCGGGGCGCTGCTGACGGGGCTGGTCGCGCCACTGCTGACGACGGCGGCGCTGGGCGTTTTCGCGGCAGACAGTGGCGCGATCGCACTGGCGTACATCCTGACGGGTAACATGGTGATGTCGCTGCTATTCGGCACGTTCGACCGGGTGGCGGGACATTTCGCGTACATGCGCGCGGTCGGACGGCTGGACTTCTTCGCCACGCTGCCGATCTATCGCAGCGCGCTGATCGTGGCGACGGTGATCGCGTTCCTGGCATTGGCGCTGCCGTCGCTGGTGCTGACGCTGGCGCTAGGCGCATTGATCCTGGATCTGCCGCTGGCACTCAGTCCGTGGCTGCTGGTCGCCGTGCCGTTGATCGGGATGTCGCTATGCGGGCTGGGCGCGCTGATCGGCCTGTCGATGGAAACGCCGGAGAACGTGGGCAACGTCAGCTCGCTGATCACGTTCATGCTGGTGGGCCTCGGCCCGGTGATCATCCCGTTGGATCGCCTGCCGCCCATCGTCCAGACGATCAGCTACCTGTCGCCCGCGACGTACGCCGCGTCCGCGCTGCGCCAGACGGTGCTGGGCTTGTCGGACCGCATCCCGCTGGGCGTGGATCTGGCCGTACTGGCGGCGCTGCTGGTCGTATCGCTGTGGGCGGTGGGGCGCAAGCTCGACTGGCGGCAGGGGTAA
- a CDS encoding MarR family winged helix-turn-helix transcriptional regulator, whose product MATNIEQVYRHLEQVYERLISPLGLSVLEWYALRALYAEDGVTASHLAQTVCRHPSSMTALLDRMEEKDLLRRQVDEHDRRSVRVFLTDQGRTLEPQVQSVIARLETLLDELLTPEQLETFQDVLCALQNIDLPQIP is encoded by the coding sequence ATGGCGACCAACATTGAGCAGGTCTACCGCCACCTCGAACAGGTCTACGAGCGGTTGATCAGCCCGTTGGGGTTGAGCGTGCTGGAGTGGTATGCGCTGCGGGCCTTGTACGCCGAGGATGGGGTCACCGCGTCGCACCTCGCGCAGACGGTGTGCCGCCATCCGTCCTCGATGACGGCGCTGTTGGATCGCATGGAAGAAAAGGATCTGCTGCGCCGCCAGGTGGACGAACACGACCGGCGCAGCGTGCGGGTTTTCCTCACTGATCAAGGGCGCACGCTGGAACCACAGGTCCAGTCGGTAATCGCTCGGCTCGAAACCCTGCTCGATGAGCTGCTCACGCCAGAACAGCTTGAAACGTTTCAGGACGTGCTCTGCGCGTTGCAAAACATCGACCTGCCGCAGATCCCCTGA
- a CDS encoding Uma2 family endonuclease, whose translation MAVQAPRITAEEFERFAALPANADRRLEYIGGEVIEVVSNQVSSALAYRIGLFIGMYLMQHPQVEGFVTGSDGGYVIAGERYIPDVAFVSKARQAAPSDRPYGLIPPDLAVEVLSPTNDPDDMRIKVGNYLAVGTVVWVVNPSKQLVQVFAPGQIVQKLDIDDTLNGGDVLPGFALALKDLFTPAE comes from the coding sequence ATGGCCGTACAAGCGCCCCGCATCACCGCAGAAGAATTTGAACGCTTCGCCGCGCTGCCTGCCAACGCGGATCGCCGCCTGGAATACATCGGGGGAGAAGTGATCGAGGTGGTATCGAATCAGGTATCTTCAGCGCTGGCGTACCGGATCGGGCTGTTCATCGGCATGTATCTGATGCAGCACCCGCAGGTTGAGGGCTTCGTCACCGGCTCGGATGGCGGCTACGTGATCGCGGGGGAGCGCTACATCCCGGACGTGGCGTTCGTGTCCAAAGCCCGGCAGGCCGCGCCCTCCGACCGGCCTTACGGCCTAATCCCGCCCGATCTCGCCGTCGAGGTGCTGTCGCCCACGAACGATCCCGACGACATGCGCATCAAGGTTGGCAACTATCTGGCCGTGGGAACGGTCGTGTGGGTGGTCAACCCGTCCAAGCAGTTGGTCCAGGTCTTCGCGCCCGGTCAGATCGTGCAGAAGTTGGACATCGACGACACACTCAACGGCGGCGACGTGCTGCCCGGCTTCGCCCTGGCGCTCAAAGACCTCTTCACACCCGCCGAGTAA
- a CDS encoding DUF4097 family beta strand repeat-containing protein, with protein MKLTTLVRRMAMGLVLVLALSLSACSSVDNLFGADDPYSENRDAQRRDSATVEMDGLQVVTLVVKSEVGSVKVMPGDAGEVVVDYKLTAYAHTGAEAQAELAEMSVTVRANGDRVLVDASQSVDEGDRRSDTVDLTIRVPETTNLNITNNVGDVTVEGLSVPETLRLSQDVGSVSLKDVDVAAPVDAHVSVGDLRFNGSLAADQAHRFTTDTGSITLSLPAEASAMLDAEATVGSVDVDFTLTDRTDAAPGVMGSVHGTLGEGGEALTLRTSVGDIAVKQQ; from the coding sequence ATGAAATTGACAACACTCGTGCGCCGGATGGCGATGGGGCTGGTCCTCGTGCTGGCCCTGAGCCTCTCGGCATGCAGCAGCGTGGACAATCTGTTTGGCGCGGACGATCCGTACAGTGAGAACCGCGACGCGCAGCGCCGCGACAGCGCCACGGTTGAGATGGATGGCTTGCAGGTGGTCACACTGGTGGTCAAGAGCGAAGTCGGCTCGGTGAAGGTGATGCCGGGAGACGCGGGCGAAGTGGTCGTAGACTACAAGCTGACCGCCTACGCGCACACCGGCGCCGAGGCGCAGGCCGAGCTGGCCGAGATGAGCGTCACGGTGCGGGCCAACGGCGACCGCGTGCTGGTGGACGCGTCACAGTCCGTGGATGAGGGCGACCGCCGCTCGGACACGGTCGATCTGACCATCCGCGTGCCGGAGACGACTAACCTCAACATCACCAACAACGTGGGCGATGTGACGGTCGAGGGCTTGAGCGTGCCGGAGACGCTGCGGTTGTCGCAGGACGTTGGCTCGGTATCACTCAAGGACGTGGACGTCGCCGCGCCGGTGGACGCGCACGTCTCCGTGGGCGACCTGCGCTTCAACGGCTCGCTGGCCGCCGACCAGGCGCACCGCTTCACGACCGACACGGGCAGTATCACGCTGTCGCTGCCCGCGGAAGCCTCCGCCATGCTCGACGCGGAAGCGACGGTCGGCTCGGTGGACGTGGACTTCACGCTGACGGATCGCACCGACGCCGCGCCGGGCGTGATGGGGTCTGTGCACGGCACGCTGGGCGAGGGCGGCGAAGCTCTGACCCTGCGCACCAGCGTGGGCGACATCGCCGTCAAGCAGCAGTAA